TAACTGAGGACTGGTCATTTTGGGCAAAACAAGAACGATACCCCAAGAGGGCAATATGTAGATCCATCGCACATGAGGACTAGTCTTTACGCGAATTTTTTTTTGTGGTGTTACATAAATATGATACCAACATATTTATGACAGCAAACCATTTCTCTGTTTTTGCCATGGAAATTTTGAAGAACTACTTCAATTCGTGATAAATTATTTTATGTTTTTCTATCAAACCACTAACTCTCCATGATGTCAGTATGATGTGACTAACATGTTTCGCGATCGAAAGGAATTGTGAACTAAGGCTTATAGATGAAGACTGTCAAATATTTAATCTAGAGCTGTAAATCAATAGTATGCTGTCAATCCAGCAGCTAATCCAGAGCAATCATCACCACAGTATGATAACAAATATGTGTGTGCAAGGATACAGATAGCTGAAAATTGAAGCGCATCAACATCGCCTTGTTTTAGTTGCAAGAATATGCAACATCTGCTTATCACTGCAGCCACCTGCGAATACCCCACATAAGCAATTTGCTAATTCAATATGTAAATCCACAACAGAAAATAATCTTCTGTACAAGGAAGGAAGTTTAAGGGAACCCACATGTTCATCAACCAATGTAGACTGTTCCAAACTACTTGAGGTTTCATCTTGACCTGAAATGAAACAATAGATGTCCTGTCAATAGACTGGACTACATTCAAATAGTAGAATATCAGTCCAGACAGGATTGTACTGGATAGTATATTTTCTTTATGCAGAACAATCATGGATATTGCCTGTCATTGTCAGGCTACCAAAAAGGATGACATAGATAGCATATCTACAAGATGTTGAATTCAACAACAAACTCACCTGATATGTAAATTACAAAGAGTTTTttcttccttcttgattgattaATTGCATCTGGAATCGAACCTTTGTACGTCAAGGAATTAATTGTGATTTCCATCTACAGCTAGAGAAAAAGAAAGAGTATGATGACATGGACACGGGATCATGTCCAAATACCAAGAATAGATTAAGAAATGAGAGTTGGCCACATTAATTATTGAAGGATATTTTCGTTACAAACTGTCTCTTAGAGATAGTGAAGTCAACATAATTAGATATTTTGCACACCTTTCTTCTCCCTTTCCTTTTTCTATATTGGTTATGGTTAGGAACTATAAGACtacccatagtgggagtaacatagatgacacctaagaagaagaaaagatgATGTGGCAGCtaattaatgaggagagagacaAATTgaataacatagctagttactcacactatgagtaacatcacacatatcaaggcaagatgtgtctatagcctaataaatcaagtgttgcatgttaccacacatatgttactccccactatagaggtagtaacatagactagtaacatatgcatgttactagtctaagttactccccactatggaTAGTCTAAGGTCTTCCACAATTATGTTACTATGCATAGGGCAATTCACTAGTTGGTCAACAAAAGTTTTCACATGTAACTAAAAGAATCTCCAACAAAAAACACATATACATTTCATTCTAGTAACCAAACACGAGTCAAAATCGCTAGATTTATTACAAGGGGCACGAAAAGGGGTCGAATCATGTTCCCACGGTCTATGCCTCCTAAATGTTCATTTCCACCCTATTAAATGATACGTACATACAAACAAAACAGAGGTGGCAAAGAACATCACAGACTCGTTAAACTTGATTAAAAAGTCGGGGCCAGGCAGGAATATGCGCAGTAATCTAATCGAGGCAAAGCACAGAGGGAGCCAATAACTAAACCCGGACCAGAAAGATAGCTCAAGAACTCAGCGGAACACTGACACTGGTCAACCGGGGATTACCAAGATATATAGGCAGACGGTATTAGAAAGATCGCTCGGGGACAGAGTGGAACTCCAAAGACGCAGAAGGTAGGCGCGTCAAGCACATCACAATTTATCAGAATCGCATGACAGTTGTTGCAAATTCGCGGTTATTCTAATCGACTACCGGAACGGAACTAGGCTCTACCACCAAGAACGGATCGCCGAAAACTATTGGTGAAGAACTCAGCGAGGGGAGTGGGTGCTGACCAGTTGAAGACTTACAGGGGAAGGCCGATCCGGTCCTGAATCCGGGGGAGGGAGGGGGGATGGAAGGGCGAGTGGGGCGGCGGAGTAGCCGACGAGCAGGCGGCTTCTTGGACCGGCGATGGTGGGCAGCCGACTGGTACGAGTCTCTCAGAAGAAGACAGAGATCGAGATGgaatgaagctatgggagaggaTGAGGCTGTTACGCTGGCCCAAGACGACGAACCCGATGAGGTGTAGGGCTAGAACTGGGCCGGGTTCGGGCTGGCCCTGATTCATCTGAACGAGGCCCGGCCTGGTGAGCTATTATTCACTGTCGTTGACCCGCCGAACCGCGTACGAGCCACACGCCCAGGCGACCACCTTACCCACTCCCAAAATGTCCCCGCCGAGGCGCCTCGCCGTGCTCTGCTCCCACCTCCGGCCCGACGGCGCGGAGCCTCCAGCCGAGAATGAGCGGCCGGCCGGGCAGCAAACGGTGATATCTGCCTCTCCGTGCGGCGACGACGGCCGCGGCGCGGTGGCCGGTCGCGTGGGGGATCGGGAGGCGGAGAGCTGCGTCTTCTGCCGGATCATACGCGACGAGGCGCCGGCGTTCAAGGTGCGTCGGGCCCTTCCTCCGTCTTCCCGTTTGTGTTGGTTGCTGCCGCCACCGCGCTCGCGAGTCCTCTCTGCTGCACGGTCGCCTCAAAGAGGGATTACATGGCAGCTTCGTTCAGACCTTCACTTATCCAAATTGTAAACACGAAGCTTGCTCTACGACAATGCGTAATCTAAGAAACCTCTAATTCTGTGTCGCCATAGACAGTAAATATTCGTAGTTAAGGTGCTTGTACATGAATTGAATAACGGCCATAATTGGATGAATTCATTAAGCATCCATTTTTTCCATTACCTATTTAGTGAGGGGCGGCCGGTTCATTGCTTTGAACAGCTTTGTTTGTGTAATTTGCAGCTCTACGAAGATGATGTATGCATTTGCATATTGGATTCCCATCCATTGGCTCTTGGGTAAGCTGATCCCTTCTTTCACCCATATTTGTCAAATTATATGGTTGGAAGTTTTTGACGACCAATATCTTGGGAGGATTATAGAGCATTTCCAGATTGGGGTATAAATGCTTGTCGTTGCTTGGAAGAATATTTTCTATCTCCTTGATTTTAAGAATTACATGAGTATGTAATGTTGATTGATTTATGCCTTCGCTCAAAACTGGCAAAATGTGTGCAGTTCAACTTTTGCTATAGTATTTAGTACTTTTTGGGCATCTCTTAGGCCATTTCCTTTTGTGGAGTATGAGGCCAAGAGTCTCATCTGGCAATCTTTTCTTGAACCTATTGAATTTTATGCACCAACCAATAGAACCAAAAGTTTGAACTAATGGAGAAGGTTGGACAATCCTCATAAAATTCAATAGATTCGACCTGCAGAACCAAGTTTGCAGGTTCAGATTACAGCCCTATACATAATGCATAAAGTATTTTCATCCATCAATGATCATAAAGTTTTATGACAAGTGTCTGAACTTTCTATCCGGTGGATTGCTACAATTTATAATTCAATACAAATGCATTCATTGCAGCATATCAATATTTAATTTCAAaaataaatcttggtttttttaCATGATTCACAGCCGCTTTAATTTATTTGCCGGATCTTCACAGTTaatttaccgaaaaaggctttcgcctcgctttatatataaagcaaaccACTAGAGCCAACGAGTTCAACAAAGATCCAAACCACATGACACACACACACGGTAGCACACGAGCAAAGTACAGAGCTTAATGCTGAGGGCACAGCTCAACAAGCCCAAAAAAACTAAAAGCATCATACAGCGGCCACGGCAAAGCCACAACCACGGCCATTCAAAGTATGAAAGTAAATTAGAGGGAAATGTGGAGAAGAGTGAGTCagtgaaatgcatttagatttgTCTCTCTACATTTGGTATGCCTCTTTATACTTTTAAACACTAGTTTACTAAACAAAGGAGCTTTTATCATATTTTCTTGCCCAAGAAACACTACTAAACGAATAGTGACCAACACATTTTCCTGCCAAATAAGGTTTTAGCAATTGGTTGGTTGGGTGGAAGGAACATAATATATCTTAGTAAACCATACTCATTCATTTGTGCTGGCTTTAAATTCAATTCAATTAGCAATGTGTAGCTTACTAGATGCACAGGTTAATCTCCCTTGAATTTTCTCTCTTGAATCACCATTCATCTTAATTGTCATGCGCTTAGTTAATTTTTTTCCTGGTTAAATGAGTGTTAACCTATACTTGTTTGTTCATTTTATTTTCCATTTCTTAAGTGATATTGTCTCCTTGTCATTTTCACATCTTCAGGCATTCGTTGATAATTCCAAAATGCCATTTTTCATCTATGGAGGTCACTCCACCTCATGTAAGTGTTTTATTACTATAATATACATGATATTGTTTCTAGGAAATTATTGTTTCTCGATTTGAAGCGGAACCTGAGCAAAAAAAATACCCTATTTGGTATTTGATTTTCTTTTGATATTTTCTCTGCAAGTAATATGTAGTAGGTAAATAACATCCATTCTGTCATCTTGACTTTGCATTTAAGTGGGCTCATTGATTGGAAAAATGTCTCCTGCTTCCAAAATAAAATGGAACAAATAGTATCGTATGCCACATCCAAATAGGTTTTCTTCTTAGGGGCCAAACGAATCAAAATGCTGCGGTATTTATTCCATGAGCTGACTACCAATTTACTCTTGCATTAGTTTTTCGCATATCTCAAAGTTTGTTGTATGAAAGCTTAATTTTAGATTCTAAATTATATTTGAGCACAAAAATTTCGAGATACCACATCCGAATCTTTGTAGCGGATTGAAGACAAAACAGATGACATGCAACCTTTTTTTTGTTATTTGCCATTTGTGGAAGCTACTTAACTAGCCAAATAGTCATGCCTAGACCTGATGTTACTAAGGGAAATCTGATGATCAACTGGTAGATTCATTTCGTAACTACTATTGGACCATTCCTCCACATGCCTCCGGGCCTGTTGGTTCCTTCTGATGGCGTGACATTTTTAAACTATCTCATGTATTCAGACAAATTTCTTCCTCTCCATTGCTAGAGGCGACACTGCCCTTTTTTGGAGTGATCACTAGTCTGATCAACTCCTGTGTAGAAGATTTCTGAGGCTGCATTCTTTTGCCCTTGATAATCTGTCGCCGGTCCATGAGGGTTGATGTGATTAAAGGATGCATTTTAATCAGGCGAAAAGCATCTCAATGAAATAAGTAAAAAAATGCACAAAGCAAGCTAGAAAGTTTGCACCCCCATTGCTCAGTTTCTAGATCATCTACCAGATTAATCATATAATAACGTCTTCTGATGTTGATATCTTGTCTCTGAGCCAGGTCATAGCAGCCATGTGTTCCAAAGTACCTTTTCTGAGCAATGCAATTATGAAGGCTACTGACTGCGGTAGGTAGACTACAAATATTTTCTGTTCGTTGTTGGCATAACTAAATTATATATTTTATTGTAATAGAACTGTCTGTATAAACTGAAGACGCACAGCAGAACTAAAATTTTCATCGCTTGTGTATAACCCAATGAAATACTTTCTCATGACTTATGATCAGTCTCTTGCACATAATTTTGTCCAAATATTGTTGTTTGGACTAAACTTAAAAGAATCAACATAGGCTGTTGAGTTATCCAAAAGGACTTCTCAATTTGTTTTCTACATTAATCCCAAACATGCATATGATTAGGAATGCCTGAGTGTCTTCAATGCCAGATTTATGAGTTGACTAGCTAAAATGGTGCCAAATTTCAATCTTTCAATGGTGGATTACATAAATCTACAGAAGTATGAGAACACTGTCCTGAGATTGAAGTACTTTGCTTCAAAACCGTAATAGAAACCCAAAATGAGAAAATAATCCCTACATTGTATGCATTGAACATAAAGTCGATTTATTTGCTGGTTCCAACTAAATGTGACAGAAAGAAAAAAATACCTCCACATGTACCATTCAACACTCAAACTGGGATAATGTTGAGTTTGACACTATTAATAATAAGCTTTTGCATGAGTAGGTTAGAAATAAAAATAGGTGTGCCACTTCAAGATTAGCAGTGTTTCGATCTGGTACTTGCACAGTTTCTTCCATATGCATAACGCATCTGCATTTGTCAGCATGCACTATGTGGATGACTTAATCTCCAAAGTTCATGTATTTTTTCCCTGAATTTTCAAGAAAACATGAGCACAACTTTCTTGCTTTCTGCACTCTGCAATATATTTGCCATTTTCAGTGTGTTAAAAAGGCACTCAGTTATCCCTTTTGCACAAATAATGGATTGTGTAATATGACTAGTTTTTGCAGTCTGCTATTTTGTATTACGTGCATCTATACAAAACCAATACAATGTATGTGTTATTTACCGCAACATGATTAGTCAATTAGACTTATATCTTAATCTTTCAGAAACGTAGCTCGGCAATTGCGCTGATCTGTTGTGATGCGTCTAAGATGCCATTTGTTATCTAACATTTGCTGATTTGCATATTAATTTGATCTGATTGTCTTGGAACTCAGATGCATTCAACTTGGTCGTCAATAATGGAGAAGCTGCAGGACAAGTTATTTTCCATGTGAGTAATAATATCTCAAACTCAAAGTGCATAGGCTCTATTTTGTATGTCATTGTTTTCTAGTATTACAGCGTTCTCACTTCCATATGATTCCTCTGCATTTGTTTATAATCAACTTTAGAATTATTTACTGATCCTTATTGTGCTTTCAACTATCCACAGACCCACTTCCACATAATTCCTCGTAGATCTGGTGACAAGTTGTGGCCGACAGAGGTATCTTGTCTTCCACATTTCTATATTTCCATTTTCAAAACCTTTAGCCTTAAGTTGGGGCTGTTGGTAGCAAAATAACTTGTCTTATCACCTACTGACATTCTTCATCACAATCACAACTAAAAAATTACAGAGCTTTAGGAGGAGCTCTATTGAGCCAAATGAAACCTCGAGCCTTATTAGCTGCATCAAGGAGCAACTTGATTCTTCAGAAGACTGAAGCTCGTTACCGCATAAGGTGCGATAGAAAGCTGCTTCAGTTGTCCAGTCAAGTACATAATCTGCCTCGGTTGCGTAGCTGAAGTAATCCATGAATTTAACAAATTCGATAAAACAATGGCACTGTAACTACTGTATAAtattccccgcaaaaaaaactaCTGTATAATATCTGACAATAAGAGCTAAAGAAGGTGGAGTTATGTCCAGTGCTCAATCGCATGGAGGGGGAAGAGAGAGAGTGTTTGTGTGAGTTATGCTAGTGTTTGAAAAGATGGCTACCTACGCTGTTCGTAGGTGCTCGATGGCCAGCTCTTATTGCCAACTGAGACCAGTTCTTATTGCCAACTGAGACGACGAACTATGTACGGAGCCACCTTCGCGTAGATGATTATATCTTATGGAAAAAATCTAATGAAACTAATTTGGTGTTGTAAAtgttaatatatattttttgataaCCTTGTGCTCGCCCTATATACTCCCTCAGTTTCAAGATAATTAAAGTTCTAGTTTTGTCAAGTCAAATTTCTTGAAGTTTAACCAAACATATAGATAAATATGCTAATGTCTACAACATCAATGCATATAGTATGAAAATATATCTTATGGAAAAAGCAAATGAAACTAATTTGGTGTTGCAGATGTTAAAATATTTTTTGATAAACTTGGTTAAATAAAAAGAGGTTTGACTTGGGACAAACTAGAACTACAAATAATTTGAAATAGAGGCAAAAAAAATTGTGAAATGGAATAGAGGGAATATAACTGTACTGGAACCAATTAAGCCTGATAGCTAGTTTGGTAAAGGCTACGTACAGTTTTGCAGgcgtttttttttccttttcgttTATGTTTCGtaatgttaaacatgtattagAAAGTTCCTTGggtattttaaaaatattcatctTGTATTAATTTATCGCGTATTAAGAACATGTGCGTGGTCTATTTTAATAAAATATCCGTCGTGTATTAAAAAGTGTTCATGGTGTATTGAAAATTCCATCGTGTATTTAAAAATTCATAGTGTGAAATCAAAAGGAAATATCATGTACTCAAAATTCTTCCACGtgcatttgaaaaaatattcatctaattaaaatatactgatgcatttaaaaatatttatgtaATTTTAGAAAAGTGTTCACACATTTTAATATAGTATATGTTAAGCATTCAATTATTTAAAGCAGAAAACAGAAAAAATGACccaaaaccaaaaataaaaagaaagaaaacaatGAATGAAAAATTCAggaaaacagaaaaataaaaaaggggAGCATGAAAGAAAATAGCGGTGGAAAATACAAAAGCACATTGAATTTTTTTCTAATGCACGGTAGACATTTTTTTAACATACACTTAACATTTTTCATAAATGCCGTGAACATTGATTTTAAACCGTGTGAACATTTGTCAAGTATTAGAACATATTTGTAATCTCATGAACATTTGATTTAAATGGTACCATGTTTTTTAATAGCgtaaacattttataaaaatgtcaCGAACATATTTTTCAAACATGTGAACATTTTTGTGATGGTATGATGtttttacattgtataaacaTTTTTTAATTGTCACGAAAATATTGTTGAGCCGCATGAACATTCTTCTTAAATGCcacaaacattttttttgaatggtACCAAATATTATTTTTTTTATGAACTACACGAACTTTTTTTGCACTGTATAATCTTTTCTTTAAGTGTCGCAAACATATTTTTGAAATGCATGGGCATTTTTCAAATGTCACAATTTTTTTTTAATGGtacaaacatttttttaattgcACAAAACacagcatgaacatttttttactTTGTGATGAACACTTTTGAAAATGTAAataaaacattttttgaaatataTTATTTCAAAAATATTGAAATATAGACAAAAAGTGAAGACAAGGACAAACAAAAAAACGTGATGAAAAAACATACATCTTCGGGCACCTCGTCGACCTGGCTGGCTGCCACGTGGCTGAAAAAGGGAGCAACTGGTTAAGTGGAGTGGGAGACGCAGAGTGGAAGACAAGTTAGTTTATGATGGGACCACAGTTTAGTTCACCTTGGAGCACACATTAGTCCTAGTTAAGAACATACATTGGAAGCACAGGCCAGTTCTGCTTGGAAATACAATTTGCGCCTGAAAAAAGTTTCATCGGAATCTATTGACATGTGATCTTGTTTCAAACATGCTGATGGAGGAACACAGAGGTCAAACACACAACAAAACTCTCCGGTGACGACCAGTGGTAGTTAACTCTTCCTTCAGTATACTTTTTCTTCCTCCATTTCTGTTCACCTTCTTACTTTGACTCTGATGCCGCGGTCCAACCGTTGGGCCCACCACCCATGGCCGACATCGTGTTGTTGCGCCCCCTCACGCCCCGTTCTGTCCGAGCCGCTTTCTATGCCAAGTTGTTATCTtcgagcaactccaacgggccgacccaaacggacgacGATTTCGTCCGTTTTTTGTTCGTTTGGGTCGGTCCCCCGTCCTGCGTCCGCCCTCTTTTAGATTTGGGTCGGCAGCGCGCCCAACGCGCCGCCCATATGTGCCGGCGTGGCCGACTGGCCGCCCAATATTTTACATTGATTTGCATTCAAACAAATTGTCAAATACCGAATAAAAATATTATAGTTTTACAAGCTGGATACAAATAAAAATGTTTCACATAGTTTTGCAAACGAATAAAAgaagatacatctattggttgccaacatgagcCTACATATactcaaccaaatcattttgcagctgcacgtgagtttcccaatcacgcatgtcttcatgaaattgggtgaactgttcaaatgttgccgctactccatgctcaggcacaacattctcaccctgaaactgaaacccttgatc
This genomic window from Aegilops tauschii subsp. strangulata cultivar AL8/78 chromosome 4, Aet v6.0, whole genome shotgun sequence contains:
- the LOC109785201 gene encoding adenylylsulfatase HINT3; translation: MSPPRRLAVLCSHLRPDGAEPPAENERPAGQQTVISASPCGDDGRGAVAGRVGDREAESCVFCRIIRDEAPAFKLYEDDVCICILDSHPLALGHSLIIPKCHFSSMEVTPPHVIAAMCSKVPFLSNAIMKATDCDAFNLVVNNGEAAGQVIFHTHFHIIPRRSGDKLWPTESFRRSSIEPNETSSLISCIKEQLDSSED